A stretch of Planococcus citri chromosome 5, ihPlaCitr1.1, whole genome shotgun sequence DNA encodes these proteins:
- the LOC135848658 gene encoding maltase 1-like: MFDVNFKFLIISVLITAGNTLSNFDTDWWKHTILYEIYIPSFKDSNGDGIGDIKGITKKLDHFVDLGIETVYISSFFRSPMRDLGFDIYDYVDIDPIFGTMEDFDELMSGMKRRGLKLISDFVINHSSDEHSWFKKSIDRINPYTDFYVWADPKGIDNDGKPIPPNNWLSIFEGCGWEWNEKRGQFYFHQFAVGEPDFNLRSVELKKEIKKIMKFWMDRGVAGFRLDATKHFIEDEQLRDEPLSNPNKKEVTLYKDLKHIYTTDLPESYEFIHELRDFVDQYSMGRKQEYEKILVAEAYTSRTNTMAYYGSEDHTVANFPFNFAFVQLNSFLNAESYNNLISQWLKNMPKGATPNWMAENHDNFRIGTRLCEEYMDIVTITIMMLPGVACVYYGQEIGMTNSHVRKDQRKDENNDGATGASRDGERLPMQWDDTMNSGFTSRYKSWLPVHPNYWKTNVERQKSEKVSRYNSFKELSQIRKRKTMKSGDFKSYIVSEWVYTFTRSYNKHETYITVLNLGTEIELIDLHDVISDLPSNLEVVVASVNAGYVKGDQIRSIPKFPKIFSMRPLSAIVLSTKVQTESPKFGTQLIDPRISTSS; encoded by the exons ATGTTCGAcgttaatttcaagtttttgatcatttcagtTTTGATTACTGCAGGCAAcactttgtcaaattttgatacaGATTGGTGGAAACATACAATTTTGTACGAAATTTACATACCGTCTTTCAAAGACAGCAATGGAGATGGTATTGGCGATATTAAAG GAATTACGAAAAAACTCGATCATTTTGTCGACTTGGGAATTGAGACGGTTTACATCTCATCATTCTTTCGTTCGCCAATGAGAGATTTAGGATTTGATATTTACGACTACGTCGACATTGATCCCATATTCGGTACAATGGAAGATTTTGACGAATTGATGAGTGGTATGAAACGTCGAG gTTTGAAACTGATCAGTGACTTCGTGATCAATCACAGCAGCGATGAACATTCTTGGTTCAAGAAATCTATCGACAGAATCAACCCTTACACTGATTTCTACGTTTGGGCTGATCCAAAAGGAATCGACAATGATGGAAAACCTATCCCACCAAATAACTGG CTGAGTATATTCGAAGGCTGCGGTTgggaatggaatgaaaaaagaGGCCAATTCTATTTCCATCAGTTCGCCGTCGGAGAGCCAGATTTCAACTTACGAAGtgtcgaattgaaaaaagaaataaaa aaaattatgaaattttggatggATCGAGGCGTGGCTGGCTTTCGACTTGATGCAACGAAGCATTTCATCGAAGATGAGCAATTAAGAGACGAACCATTATCGAATCCAAACAAGAAGGAGGTTACATTATATAAAGATTTGAAACACATTTACACGACTGATTTGCCTGAAAGTTACGAATTTATACACGAACTTAGGGATTTCGTCGACCAATATAGCATGGGAAGAAAACAAGAATACGAAAA aattttggtaGCCGAAGCGTATACAAGTAGAACCAACACTATGGCGTACTATGGTTCGGAAGATCATACCGTAGCTAATTTTCCGTTTAATTTTGCATTTGTCCAACTGAACAGTTTCTTAAACGCTGAGTCttataataatttaatatcGCAATGGTTGAAAAATATGCCTAAAGGTGCAACTCCGAATTGGAtg GCAGAAAACCACGATAACTTCAGAATAGGCACCAGATTATGTGAAGAGTACATGGACATAGTAACCATCACAATAATGATGTTGCCAGGAGTAGCATGCGTCTATTATGGACAAGAAATCGGTATGACCAACAGCCATGTTCGAAAGGATCAGAGGAAAGACGAGAATAATGATGGTGCAACAGGAGCTAGCAGGGATGGAGAACGACTACCGATGCAATGGGATGATACGATGAATTCAG GATTCACATCGAGGTACAAGTCTTGGCTCCCTGTACATCCGAATTACTGGAAAACCAACGTTGAGAggcaaaaatcagaaaaagttAGCAGATACAATTCGTTTAAAGAACTGTCGCAAATtaggaaaagaaaaactatGAAAAGTGGAGATTTTAAATCGTACATTGTTTCTGAATGGGTCTACACATTCACCAG ATCATATAACAAGCACGAAACATACATAACAGTTCTGAATTTGGGCACTGAAATCGAACTTATTGATTTACACGACGTCATCAGCGACTTACCATCGAATTTAGAAGTAGTGGTAGCCAGCGTTAACGCAGGATATGTAAAAGG AGATCAAATCCGAAGCATACCAAAGTTCCCGAAAATCTTCTCAATGAGGCCTTTATCAGCCATCGTTCTATCTACCAAAGTTCAAACTGAATCTCCAAAATTTGGAACGCAATTAATCGATCCCAGAATAAGCACGAGCTCATGA